The nucleotide window GCAGGCATGGCCAGCGCAGCGGCGGCACCACCGGCAATGGCCGCTGCCGATTTGATGAAATGACGCCGCGTGACGCCGTGGCCGCTAAAGGTCTTTTGGATGCTCATGGTTCCCTCCCTGGATGTGAGCAGCACGCGAACCGGCCTCCCAACCGGTTCGCTGCAATCGAAATGTCAGGCTGTGTGGTGGCGTATGAAGGCGCCGGCCTCCTCAATGGAGGCCATGCCTTCCTCCAGCATCGGTGCGAAGAGCTGCCAGGAATGGCACATGCCGTCCCAGACCTTGAGTTCGGCATTGCCGCCCGAAGAATTGATGCGCTCGGCCAGCGTAACGCTGTCGTCGCGCAGCAATTCCCAGGAGCCCACATGCACCAGCACCGGCGGCAGGCCCGACACATCGCCGTAAAACGGCGTTACCTGAGGCGAACGCAGGTCTCCGCTGCCGACATAGACAGCGTTGAAGAGGTCCATCAGGCCACGATTGACCAAGGGGGCATCGGCCTGGCTGCGGTGGGATTCCCCCTCGCTCGCCAAGTCCAATGCTGGCGACATCAGCACGAGACTAGACGGCAGTGGCACACCGCTATCTCGCGCCCGCACTGCCGTCGCCAGCGCTAGGTTTCCGCCGGCCGAGTCGCCACTGAGGACGATGGAGGCCGGGGCATAACCGTGGTCCAGTGCCCAGAGATAGGCCGCATAGGCATCCTCGTGAGCCGTGGGCGCCGGGTGTTCGGGCGCGAGCCGGTAATCGACGCTGAGCACTGTTGCGCCGCCGGTTCTGGCCAGATGCGTGGCAATGGTGCGGTGCGAGCGGGGTGAGCCGAAGAGAAAGCCTCCGCCGTGATAGTAGATCACCAGCCGGTTTTTGTCGCTGCCTGGCAAGCGGATCAGGTCCGCCGGGCATGGCCCCACGGAAATGGTTTCAATCATTGCGCCGTCGGCGATTGGCGTCTGGGCGTTGATGGCCTCGAACCATTCCCGCATTTGCGGCGGACCGGCATTGGGTGGCGGCGGATTTTCGGCGCTGACTTTCAGGATGAAATCGAGCTGTTCCCTGGACATGATCCGCTTCCTCAAATGTAGGTGGATGCGAGCCCGCCATCGACCGGCAGGTTGATCCCGTTGATCCAGCGGGCGGCATCGGACAGAAGGAATGTCACCGGTGGCGCGATTTCATCGCCGAAACCGGGTCGCTTCATGCGCGGAGCATCGTTGGCGACGCGCTCTTCGCCAAGCATGGTGACGAAGTCGCCGAGGATCGGGGTGAAGACCGGACCCGGTGCGACGCAGTTCATCCGCAGGTCGGATTTGAGGAACAGCTCCTGCGCCCGGGCGAACGTCCAGACGATCAGCGCCTCCTTGAAATACTGGTAGCAGGTTTCCTGCGGCACGGGATTGGCCGCTAGCCAAGCTTCGCCTTCGGCAAAGCTCCCGGTGGTCGCCAGCGCCTTGTGCAAGTCCAGCCGCTGCTGCCACTCGCCGCCAAGCACGGAGGCAAAATTGACAATGGACGAACCCGGCACCAGCCGCCCCACGACACCCTCCGTGAGGTGACGCAGACCGAGATAATTGACCCGCGCAACCAGATCCTTGTCGGCGGTGCCGGGAACACCGGCCGCGTTGACCAGACCGTCGAAACGATCCGGCAGCGCCGCAATCGCAGCATCGATGCTGGCAGGATCACCGAGATCGGCCTTCACGAAGCCGTCCAGCGTGATGAGCGGGTCATTGCGGTCCACGCCGATAACGCGGGCGCCAGAAAAGCGGACCAGGCGCGCCACCTCTCCACCAATGCCCGAAGAGGCGCCGGTGACGACAATGGTTTTTCCTGAAAGGTTCATGATCATTCTCTCCTGGATGGCGGTCAGAACGGATAGGCCGTGGCCTGGTCCTTGACCGAGATCCACATCCACTGGGTGAATTCCTCGATATCGGCCGGGCCGCCGATACGGCTGCCATTGCCGGACTTGCCGCGCCCGCCAAAGGGAGCGAAGGGGCCGCCATTGACCGTCTGGTCGTTGATGTGGAGCTGGCCGACATTGAGCTGTTCGCCCAAAGCCAGGGCGCGGCCGGAGGCGGCCGAGATCACGCCGGCAGCCAGGCCGTAATCCGACATATTGGCGATTTCGATGGCTTCCTCGTCCGAACCGAAGCGGACGATGCAGGCGACCGGCCCGAAGATTTCCTCTTCAAAGGCGCGCATGCCGGGCCTGACCCCATCAAGCACAGTGGCGGCGTAAAAGCGCCCGTCATGCGTGCCGCCCGCCAGGAGCTTGGCACCCTTGGCAACGGCGTCGTCGACAATGGCCTGGATGGTGGCGACCTGCCCGTCCGAAATGATCGGCCCCAAGGCGACACGGCCCGATGAAGGATCGCCTGCCGGCAGATGGGCAGCTTTGGCAACAAGCTTTTCGGTTAGCGCTTCGGCGACGGTTTCCTGGGCCAGGATCAGCCCAGTGGCCATGCAGATCTGCCCCTGATGCAGGAAGGCGCCCCAGGCCGCGTTGGAGGCGGCCACGTCGAGGTCCGCATCGTCGAGCACGATCAATGCATTCTTGCCGCCCAGTTCAAGCTGCACCTTCTTGAGGTGTTTGCCGCAAAGTTCGCCCACTTTCGAGCCGCCACGCGCTGAGCCGGTGAACGACACCATGGCGATGTTGGGATCGGTGCAGATGGCCTCGCCGGCATCGGCGCCACCCGGCACGATCTGCAGCACGCCCTTGGGTAAGCCCGCTTCCTCGAAAATGCGGGCAATAATGATACCGCCGCTGATGGCCGTGCGCGGATCGGGCTTGTGAACCACGGCATTGCCGAGCGCCAGTGCTGCGGCAATGGCGCGGACCGAGAGCACGAGCGGAAAGTTGAAGGGCGAGATCACCCCAACGACGCCATGCGGGACGCGCTTGGCATAATTGGTGCGATCGTCGAAACCGGAGAGAACCAGACCCGTCGGCTGGGTTGCGAGATTAGCGGCATGACGGATGAACAGCGCGCCATGCTCGATTTCGATGCTCGCCTTGGGCTGGATCGAGCCGCTCTCTCGCATGATCCAGCCGATCAGTTCCTCGCCATTGGCCACCAGCAGGTCGGCGGCCTTGTTGAGAATGGCAGCTCGCTCGGTGGGCAGGGTTTTCGCCCAGGCGCGCTGGGCCTGTTTGGCCTCGGCAGCGGCGCGGGCGATATCGGCAGGTCCGCCAAGGCCAACACTGGCCAATAGCGCATCGGTGGCCGGGTCGCGCACTTCAATGGCGCCAGCGCCGGTCGTCTGCCAGTCGCTGAACAGCGCCTTGCCGCTCCACCGTTCGACGGCGATGAAATTGGGGCTTTGAATGTTCACGTCGTGCTCCTCCTTGTGCCGGCAAGCGGCTTGCTTCTGAACCCGGCCCAAGGCCGGATGCCGCGAAGGAGGAGCGGGGCGTGGTGATAATCTCGCCTTTCAGGCAAGCCGATAGCGTTGACGAACAAGCGGTTTTTCCGCCTGCCGCCTTGGCTTGTCACAGACCGTATCGGTCGATGTCCTCCCACGCCCGTTTCCTCAAACGGGCTTGCCGACCAGACTGCAAAGCCCGTGCCAAACGCCCTCCAGACAAGGTCGGGACCAGACAAACTTGTTTGATCTCAGGACTTTGGCACGGCCGGCAGCGAGGCAATGAACAGATCAAATCCGCAAAACCAGCGTAGGGCCTTCTCGGATTTCATGAAACGTGCTGGCCATTATTCATGAAATAGTGAATCCTTGCCACGAGGGGAGACGTGAAATGAAAACGCCAGACCGCTTGATTTCGCTGGCCGAAGCATCGCGCCAGGCCGATGGCATCCTGACACGTGGCAAAAGCAGCGAGCTCGAAACCGGCGCGGCCCCCACTTTCGAGGATCTCACCGAGGTCCTGCACTTCGCCCTGGGCGACGGGCGCATCTGGCTCAACGATCAACGGGTGGTGCTGATGCAGTCCTCCGTGCTGGGACGGATGCGCGAGGAGATCATCGACGCCTTTGGGACTGACACGGCGCGCGCCATGTTCATGCGCATCGGCTATATGCAAGGCGTACGCGATGCCGAACTGATCCAGAAGCGCTGGCCCAATGAAGACCTGACCCACGCGCTCGCTGCAGGCCCGCGCGTCCATACGCTCGAAGGCTTCGTCAAGGTGACGACGAAGCATTTCGAGTTCGACGGCAATAAGGGCACCTATTTCGGTGAATTCCTGTGGGACGATTCGTCCGAGGCCGCCGAGCACCTGGCCAGCTATGGCATATCCACCCAGCCGGTCTGCTGGCTGCAGACCGGCTATCCATCGGGTTATACCAGCAAGCTTTTTGGCAAGCCGGTGATCTTTCGCGAAGTCGAATGCGTCGGCATGGGCGCCAAGCATTGCACGGTCGTCGGGCAAAATGCCGAGGCCTGGGAAAAGGACGCGCCGGAGCGGGAATATTTCGGCCTGACCTGGAAGAACCGCAGGACCTATGCTGCGTTCCAGCAGGCGCCGGAGACTTCCGAAACTGCGCAGGTCACCCCCGATGATGGCGAGGTGGCCGTCGGCGTTTCGGCCAGCTTTGTGCGCACAAGGCACCTGCTGCAAAAAGTTGCGGCCACCGACGCAACGGTTCTGTTCATCGGCGAGTCCGGCGTCGGCAAGGAATTGTTTTCGCGCCAATTGCACGAAATGAGCAGCCGCGCCGATGGCCCCTTCGTCGCCATCAACTGCGCCGCCATTCCCGACAATCTGGTGGAATCGGAATTGTTCGGCGTCGACAAGGGCGCTTTTACCGGCGCCACCAGCTCCCGCGCGGGCTATTTCGAAAGGGCCGGCGGCGGCACGCTGTTTCTCGATGAGGTCGCCTCTCTCGCCTATTCGGCCCAGGGCAAACTATTGCGAGCCTTGCAGGAACGCGAGATCGAGCGCGTCGGCGGCGTCCGGACCATCCCCGTCAATGTGCGCGTCGTGGCCGCGTCCAATGTCGATCTGGCCCAGGAAGTGGCGGCGGGACGCTTCCGCCAGGACCTCTATTTCCGCCTCTGCGTCTTCCCCGTGGCGATCCCCCCGCTGCGTGAGCGGCGCGACGACATCCCTTTGCTGATGGCGCATTTCCTCAAGCTCTATTCGGACCGCCATGGCCGAAAAATCCACGGCTTTACCCGTCGGGCCACCGAAGCGCTGCTCAAATATGATTATCCGGGCAATATTCGCGAGCTGCAGAACCTGATCGAGCGCGGCACCGTCTATGCCGACAATGACGGGCATATCGACGTGATGCATCTGTTCAGCGGCTCCGAACCATTACCGCCCTTTTCGGTGCGCCTGTCGCAGGATGGACGACTGGATCAGCAGCCATTTGCCGAACACGCCGCCGGCCGCCTGCCGGACGCCGCCATATCCTTTGAGGATATAGAGCGCGCCGCCTATCTTGCCGCGCTCGAACGCAACCACGGCAATGTCTCGGCGGCCGCGCGGGAACTCAAGCTGACACGCGCCAGTCTCGACTATCGCCTGACCAAGCTCGGCATTAGGGCAAAAATGCCCTGACCGGCGCCGCCTAAGTGCGGCCTCGCACCGACGCCGCCAGGGCCTGGCTGCTTGACGTCATTCACGCACCGTTGCAGGCCCGCCACAGCGCCGGCTCACGAATCTGCGAGCAATTGCTCCTGTTAAGGTTTGCAGAGTATTGAAATTACAGCTGCGGGCCCGGGCAGATCGGATTCGATTTGTTCCTGGCCGGTCGTGACGCCGTCAGGAGCAATAATGCAAAAGGTTCTGGTCAGTCTGGTCGCCCTTCTCACCGTCACTGCGACGGTACCGGTGACGTTTGCCCAACAGGTCGCAAGCCTGGAGGCCAGCCCGGTCGTGATCGCCCCGCCACAGAGCGATCTGGCCCGCACCATCAAGACCGGCCTCTCCGCCGCCTATTATGGCGCACGTCCCGACACCCGCGCCCATGACGAGGCCCAGCGCCTCTATTTCCTCTATGGCGAGCGGCATTTCGAACCCATCTGGCTTTCCC belongs to Devosia sp. XK-2 and includes:
- a CDS encoding alpha/beta hydrolase: MSREQLDFILKVSAENPPPPNAGPPQMREWFEAINAQTPIADGAMIETISVGPCPADLIRLPGSDKNRLVIYYHGGGFLFGSPRSHRTIATHLARTGGATVLSVDYRLAPEHPAPTAHEDAYAAYLWALDHGYAPASIVLSGDSAGGNLALATAVRARDSGVPLPSSLVLMSPALDLASEGESHRSQADAPLVNRGLMDLFNAVYVGSGDLRSPQVTPFYGDVSGLPPVLVHVGSWELLRDDSVTLAERINSSGGNAELKVWDGMCHSWQLFAPMLEEGMASIEEAGAFIRHHTA
- a CDS encoding coniferyl-alcohol dehydrogenase, translating into MNLSGKTIVVTGASSGIGGEVARLVRFSGARVIGVDRNDPLITLDGFVKADLGDPASIDAAIAALPDRFDGLVNAAGVPGTADKDLVARVNYLGLRHLTEGVVGRLVPGSSIVNFASVLGGEWQQRLDLHKALATTGSFAEGEAWLAANPVPQETCYQYFKEALIVWTFARAQELFLKSDLRMNCVAPGPVFTPILGDFVTMLGEERVANDAPRMKRPGFGDEIAPPVTFLLSDAARWINGINLPVDGGLASTYI
- a CDS encoding benzaldehyde dehydrogenase — protein: MNIQSPNFIAVERWSGKALFSDWQTTGAGAIEVRDPATDALLASVGLGGPADIARAAAEAKQAQRAWAKTLPTERAAILNKAADLLVANGEELIGWIMRESGSIQPKASIEIEHGALFIRHAANLATQPTGLVLSGFDDRTNYAKRVPHGVVGVISPFNFPLVLSVRAIAAALALGNAVVHKPDPRTAISGGIIIARIFEEAGLPKGVLQIVPGGADAGEAICTDPNIAMVSFTGSARGGSKVGELCGKHLKKVQLELGGKNALIVLDDADLDVAASNAAWGAFLHQGQICMATGLILAQETVAEALTEKLVAKAAHLPAGDPSSGRVALGPIISDGQVATIQAIVDDAVAKGAKLLAGGTHDGRFYAATVLDGVRPGMRAFEEEIFGPVACIVRFGSDEEAIEIANMSDYGLAAGVISAASGRALALGEQLNVGQLHINDQTVNGGPFAPFGGRGKSGNGSRIGGPADIEEFTQWMWISVKDQATAYPF
- a CDS encoding sigma 54-interacting transcriptional regulator, which encodes MKTPDRLISLAEASRQADGILTRGKSSELETGAAPTFEDLTEVLHFALGDGRIWLNDQRVVLMQSSVLGRMREEIIDAFGTDTARAMFMRIGYMQGVRDAELIQKRWPNEDLTHALAAGPRVHTLEGFVKVTTKHFEFDGNKGTYFGEFLWDDSSEAAEHLASYGISTQPVCWLQTGYPSGYTSKLFGKPVIFREVECVGMGAKHCTVVGQNAEAWEKDAPEREYFGLTWKNRRTYAAFQQAPETSETAQVTPDDGEVAVGVSASFVRTRHLLQKVAATDATVLFIGESGVGKELFSRQLHEMSSRADGPFVAINCAAIPDNLVESELFGVDKGAFTGATSSRAGYFERAGGGTLFLDEVASLAYSAQGKLLRALQEREIERVGGVRTIPVNVRVVAASNVDLAQEVAAGRFRQDLYFRLCVFPVAIPPLRERRDDIPLLMAHFLKLYSDRHGRKIHGFTRRATEALLKYDYPGNIRELQNLIERGTVYADNDGHIDVMHLFSGSEPLPPFSVRLSQDGRLDQQPFAEHAAGRLPDAAISFEDIERAAYLAALERNHGNVSAAARELKLTRASLDYRLTKLGIRAKMP